GACCTCCACCATTGGTGTGGGTGCAGTGACAAAAAAGGCATTTCAAAATCCACCTTCTGACCTTCCCGGTCTCATTACGACGCTCGTTAGTTTTTCCGAAAAAGCACGCCGTGAAGGTCTACTTGCCTTGGAAGATGATATCAATGAACTTCCTGAAGAATTTTTAAAGAAGGGAATCCAACTCGTTGTGGATGGAACAGACCCGGAACTTGTTCGGAATATTATGGAAACCGAAATTGGGAACACAGCCACAAGGCATGCTTATGGTCGTGCTTGGTGGGATGCTTACGCTGGTTTTGCGCCGGGGTTCGGAATGCTTGGGACCCTTGTGGGTCTTGTGGGGATGTTAAAGAACTTAGGTGGTGGGGATGCGAGTGCGATTGGACAAGGTATGGCGACAGCTCTTATTACCACTCTGTACGGATCGTTAGCACAGAACTTATTTGCGGCCCCGATTGTGAGAAAACTGACAAGACGATCGGAAGATGAACTTGTGATCAAACAAGTGATGGTGGAAGGAACTTTATCCATTCAATCAGGGGACAACCCACGGATTGTAAAAGAGAAGTTGGCGAGTTTCTTAACGCCTGCGGAAAGAACAGCCCTCAAAGACGACGGAGATTAATATTTAAACCATGGCGTCTAAGAAAGATAAATGTCCTGAGTGCATCCAAAAAGTTCCCGAGTTCATGGCAACTTATGGGGACATGGTAACACTTCTCCTTTGTTTCTTTATCCTCTTGTATACAACGGGAAAAACAGATGCAAAGGAGATGCAGATCATTCTATCTGCATTCAAATCCACAACAGGATTTTTCACTGGGGGACAAACTCTTTCTAAGGGATCTTTGGAAGAGATGGGAATGCAGATTGAATCTCTCCCATCGCAAGTAGTGGGACGTAACCTTTCCAAAGCAAAAAAAGATGCCCATGAAGTGTTTAAACCAGAAGTAGAAGCTGGGA
The sequence above is drawn from the Leptospira sp. WS4.C2 genome and encodes:
- a CDS encoding motility protein A, translating into MDIATVIGLALGAALMLLGVVSGGLALTDLIDIPSVMITFGGAAAATIISFPWTSTIGVGAVTKKAFQNPPSDLPGLITTLVSFSEKARREGLLALEDDINELPEEFLKKGIQLVVDGTDPELVRNIMETEIGNTATRHAYGRAWWDAYAGFAPGFGMLGTLVGLVGMLKNLGGGDASAIGQGMATALITTLYGSLAQNLFAAPIVRKLTRRSEDELVIKQVMVEGTLSIQSGDNPRIVKEKLASFLTPAERTALKDDGD